Proteins from a genomic interval of Cyprinus carpio isolate SPL01 chromosome A21, ASM1834038v1, whole genome shotgun sequence:
- the LOC122134784 gene encoding O-acyltransferase like protein-like: MALLVGLAYVLRDVPPYLSLSHAVYQGTHRSLWALALVWIILDCEEGYGGFVDKILSLGLWAPLSDISFDCYLIHPIIIILYNGNQETTIHNTDSNFVSIAFK; encoded by the exons ATGGCCCTCTTAGTGGGATTGGCCTATGTACTGAGAGATGTCCCGCCCTATCTGTCCCTTTCTCATGCTGTTTATCAGGGGACACACCGCTCGCTTTGGGCCCTGGCTTTGGTCTGGATCATCCTGGACTGTGAGGAAGGATACGGAG GTTTTGTGGATAAAATTCTGTCTCTAGGCCTTTGGGCTCCTTTGTCTGACATCAGCTTTGATTGTTATCTGATTCACCCCATCATTATTATACTGTACAACGGCAATCAAGAGACAACCATACACAACACAGACTCCAACTTTGTAAGTATTgccttcaaataa